Within the Enterobacter roggenkampii genome, the region GCGGCAGGATCAGCAGCGCTATCTCGAACAGCTGGCGTGGAGGCTCGATGGTAAAGATTGATTTGAATGCCGATCTGGGCGAGGGCGGCAGCGCCGATGAGGCGCTGATGACGCTGGTCTCCTCGGTCAATATCGCCTGCGGCTTTCACGCGGGCGATGCGCAAACCATGCTGGAGAGCGTGCGTCATGCCATCAAAAATGGCGTGGCGATTGGCGCTCACCCGAGCTTCCCTGACCGGGAGAACTTTGGCCGCACCGCGATGGACCTGCCGCCTGAGACGGTCTACGCGCAGGTGCTCTACCAGACTGGCGCGCTGGAGGCGATGGTTCGCGCCGGGAAGGGCGTACTGCGTCACGTGAAGCCGCACGGTATGCTCTATAACCAGGCGGCAAAAGACCCGGTGCTGGCGGCGGCGATTGCCCGTGCGGTGCGGGACTGTAATCCGCAGCTGATTCTGGTCGGCCTGGCGGGCAGTGAGCTTATTCGTGCCGGAGAACGGCTGGGGCTGACCACGCGGCAGGAGGTGTTTGCCGATCGGGGATACATGCCGGACGGCAGTCTGGTTCCGCGCACGCAAGCCGGTGCGCTGATTACCGATGAAGCGAAAGCGCTGGCGCAGACGCTGGAGATGGTGCGCTACGGGCGAGTGACCGCCGTGGATGGCACAACGGCGCACGTTCAGGCTGATACGGTATGTTTACACGGCGATGGCGAGCATGCGCTCCAGTTCGCGCGCCGCCTGCGGGCCGCGTTCGCTGAAGAGGGTATTCTTGTCAGCGCAGATTAATCATAAAAGGACAGAAAAATGCCAGAAGGCCCGGAGATCCGCCGCGCGGCGGATAGCCTCGAGGCGGCGATAAAGGGCAAACCGCTGACGGAGGTCTGGTTTGCTTTTCCTCAACTGAAACCGTTTGAATCACAGCTGGTGGGGCAGTCGGTAACGCATATTGAAACGCGCGGCAAAGCGTTGCTCACGCACTTTTCCCATAACCTGACGTTATATAGCCATAACCAGCTTTACGGCGTGTGGCGCGTGGTGGAGGCGGGTGAACAGCCGCAAACGACCCGCGTGCTGCGCGTCAGGCTGCAAACGGCGGATAAGGCGATCCTGCTCTATAGCGCCTCTGATATCGAAATGTTAACGCCTGAGCAGTTGCTCACGCACCCGTTCTTACAGCGGGTCGGGCCGGACGTGCTGGATATGCGCCTGACGGCGAGCGACGTGAAGACCCGGCTGCTATCGCCCACATTCCGCAACCGGCAGTTTTCCGGCCTGTTCCTTGACCAGGCCTTTCTCGCCGGGCTTGGCAACTACCTGCGGGTGGAGATCCTCTGGGAAGTCGGGCTGGCACCGCAGCACAAAGCTTCTCAGCTGAGCGATGAACAGCTGGAGGCGCTGTCCCACGCGCTGCTGGACATCCCGCGGCTGTCGTACAACACGCGTGGCATCGTAGATGAAAACAAGCACCACGGGGCGCTGTTCCGGTTCAAGGTGTTTCATCGGGCGGGGAAGAAGTGCGAGCGGTGCGGCGGGATTATCGACAGGATTATGCTCTCTTCGAGACCCTTTTACTGGTGTCCACATTGTCAAAAATAAAAAAGCCGGGTGGCGGCTACGCCTTACCCGGCCTACGTTTCGCATTTGTAGGCCCGGTAAGCGGTAGCGCCACCGGGCTTAACTTTTAGCGCTTCAGGTCAGACTTAAAATCACGCTGCTCGTAGCCGGTATACAGCTGACGAGGACGGGCGATCTTCATGCCTTCGCTGTGCATTTCGTTCCAGTGCGCAATCCAGCCTACGGTACGCGCCATGGCGAAGATCACGGTGAACATGGAAGACGGAATGCCCATCGCTTTCAGAATAATGCCAGAGTAGAAATCGACGTTCGGGTAGAGTTTCTTCTCGATGAAGTACGGGTCGTTCAGCGCGATGTGTTCCAGCTCCATCGCCACTTCCAGCAGGTCATCTTTGGTACCCAGCTCTTTCAGCACTTCGTGGCAGGTTTCACGCATCACGGTGGCGCGCGGGTCATAGTTTTTGTAAACACGGTGACCGAAGCCCATCAGGCGGAAGGAGTCATTCTTGTCTTTCGCGCGACGCACGAACTCAGGAATGTGCTCAACGGTGCTGATCTCTTCCAGCATCTTCAGCGCCGCTTCGTTCGCGCCGCCGTGCGCCGGTCCCCACAGGGAGGCGATGCCCGCAGCGATACAGGCGAACGGGTTCGCGCCTGAAGAGCCTGCGGTACGAACGGTTGAGGTCGAGGCGTTCTGTTCGTGGTCAGCATGCAGGATCAGAATACGGTCCATCGCGCGTTCCAGAACCGGGTTCACTTCGTACTCTTCGCACGGCGTGGAGAACATCATGCGCAGGAAGTTGCCCGCGTAGGAGAGGTCGTTACGCGGATACACAAACGGCTGGCCGATGGAGTATTTGTAACACATCGCCGCCATGGTAGGCATTTTGGACAGCAGACGGTAAGCGGCGATTTCACGGTGACGCGGGTTATTCACGTCAAGGGAGTCGTGGTAGAACGCGGCCAGCGCACCGGTAATACCGCACATCACCGCCATTGGGTGAGAGTCACGACGGAACGCATGGAACAGACGGGTAATCTGCTCATGGATCATGGTGTGACGGGTCACGGTGGTTTTAAATTCATCGAACTGGGCCTGCGTCGGTTTTTCGCCGTTCAGCAGGATGTAGCACACTTCCAGATAGTTGGATTCGGTGGCTAACTGATCGATAGGGAAGCCGCGATGGAGCAGGATACCTTCGTCACCGTCGATAAAGGTGATTTTGGATTCGCAAGATGCGGTAGAGGTAAATCCAGGGTCAAAGGTGAATACCCCTTTGGAACCCAGCGTACGGATATCAATAACATCCTGACCGAGCGTGCCTTTTAGCACATCCAGTTCAATAGCAGTGTCACCATTGAGGGTGAGCGTTGCCTTTGTATCAGCCATTTACGGTCTCCTTAGCGCCTTATGCTTAAGACTGCGCTTTACCGGATTTGCTTTCAGCTGTTAATCACCGTTACCAGATTGTTATTTGGCTTACCGCTCAGCTCACGAGGACAAACCAGGGTACAGAGCTATGGCGCCTTGCAGGTAAACGAATGAAATATCAGTGAAACAACAGCAAATCAGCGTTTTTGCAGTCCGAATTATTCAAACCTGTATATCACTAATAACTGTCCTGATAACTTCGGTCAATACCATCACACTGTTACATAACTATTTGTCAGGTGAAAGAGAGACCTCATAACTTTTGCGCATTATATGCCTTTTCTGATGACGTTTGTAACAATATTGTTTAACATTTGTCAAATCAGATGATTAAAAATTAAAAAGATGTTGTTATCGTGACCCTGATCACTGTTCCAGAGAAAACCCGACAAACTGTATGTAGGTTAATTGTAATGATTTTGTGAACGGCCTATACTGCCGCCAGGTCTCCGGAACACCCTGCAATCCCGAGCCACCCAGCGTTGTAATGTGTCGTTTAAGCATCTGGAAGCACTGTTTTGCATGACGCGCAGTTATAGAAAAGGAACGCTGTCTGACCCGCATCGCAGTCCGGAGGAAGGAAACAATAAGAACAGCATGTGGGCGTTATTCATGATAAGAAATGTGAAAAAACAAAGACCTGTCAATCTGGATCTGAAAACGATCCGGTTCCCCGTAACAGCAATAGCGTCCATTCTGCACCGTGTTTCTGGTGTGATTACGTTTGTGGCGGTCGGTATTCTGCTGTGGTTACTGGGCACCAGCCTCTCTTCCCCTGAAGGATTCCTCCAGGCCTCTGCCATCATGAACAGCTTCTTCGTGAAATTCATCATGTGGGGCATTCTGACCGCACTGGCGTACCACGTTGTGGTGGGTGTTCGCCATATGCTGATGGACTTTGGCTACCTGGAAGAGACCTTCGAAGCCGGGAAACGCTCCGCTAACATTTCATTTGTGATTACAGTCGTGCTTTCACTTCTCGCAGGAGTTCTCGTATGGTAAGCAACGCCTCCGCATTAGGACGCAACGGCGTACATGACTTCATTCTGGTCCGTGCTACCGCCATCGTTCTCACCCTCTACATCATCTATATGATCGGTTTCTTCGCGACCAGCGGCACGCTGACGTGGGAAATCTGGAGTGGGTTCTTCGGATCCGCCTTCACCAAAGTGTTCACCCTGCTGGCCCTTTTCTCCATCCTTATTCATGCCTGGATTGGCATGTGGCAGGTGTTGACCGATTACGTTAAACCGCTGGCGATTCGCCTTCCACTGCAGCTGGCCATTGTCGTTGCACTGGTGGTTTACGTTATTTATGGATTCGTTGTGGTGTGGGGTGTGTAATGAAACTGCCAGTCAGAGAATTTGATGCTGTTGTGATTGGTGCCGGTGGCGCAGGTATGCGTGCCGCACTGCAAATTTCCCAGAGTGGCCAGAGCTGTGCGCTGCTCTCTAAAGTCTTCCCAACCCGTTCCCATACTGTGTCTGCGCAGGGCGGTATTACCGTTGCGCTGGGTAACTCCCATGAAGATAACTGGGAATGGCACATGTATGACACGGTAAAAGGTTCCGATTACATCGGCGACCAGGATGCCATCGAATATATGTGTAAAACTGGCCCGGAAGCGATTCTGGAGCTGGACCACATGGGTCTGCCGTTCTCCCGTCTGGAAAATGGCACCATCTATCAGCGTCCGTTTGGCGGCCAGTCGAAAAACTTCGGCGGCGAGCAGGCGGCACGCACCGCGGCGGCGGCTGACCGTACCGGTCACGCGCTGCTGCACACCCTGTATCAGCAGAACCTGAAAAACCACACCACCATCTTCTCCGAATGGTATGCGCTGGATCTGGTGAAAAACGCCGATGGCGCCATCGTTGGTTGTACCGCGCTGTGCATCGAAACCGGTGAAGTGGTCTACTTCAAAGCCCGCGCAACCGTGCTGGCGACCGGCGGTGCAGGCCGTATTTACCAGTCCACTACCAACGCCCACATCAACACCGGTGACGGTGTCGGTATGGCTATCCGCGCGGGCGTGCCGGTGCAGGATATGGAGATGTGGCAGTTCCACCCAACCGGCATCGCCGGTGCAGGCGTGCTGGTAACAGAAGGCTGCCGTGGTGAAGGTGGCTACCTGCTGAATAAACACGGCGAGCGCTTCATGGAGCGTTATGCCCCGAATGCGAAAGACCTGGCGGGTCGTGACGTGGTGGCGCGTTCCATCATGATCGAAATCCGTGAAGGCCGCGGCTGTGACGGCCCTTGGGGTCCACACGCCAAGCTGAAGCTCGACCACCTGGGTAAAGAAGTGCTGGAGTCCCGTCTGCCGGGCATCCTGGAACTGTCCCGCACCTTCGCGCACGTCGATCCGGTGAAAGAGCCGATTCCGGTTATCCCAACCTGCCACTACATGATGGGCGGTATTCCGACCAAAGTGACCGGTCAGGCGCTGACCGTGAACGAGCAGGGCGAAGACGTGGTCATTCCTGGCCTGTTCGCGGTGGGCGAAATTGCCTGCGTATCCGTACACGGCGCAAACCGTCTGGGCGGCAACTCGCTGCTGGATCTGGTGGTGTTTGGTCGCGCAGTGGGTCTGCATCTGCAGGAATCCATTGCCGAGCAGGGCGCGCTGCGTGACGCGACCGACGACGAAATTGATGCCTCTCTTGAGCGCCTCAACCGCTGGAACGGCAACCGTAACGGCGAAGATCCGGTGGAAATCCGTAAAGCGCTGCAGGAATGCATGCAGCACAACTTCTCGGTATTCCGCGAAGGCGACGCGATGGCCAAAGGTCTTGAGCAGCTGAAAGCGATCCGCGAGCGTCTGAAAAATGCCCGTCTGGACGACACCTCCAGCGAGTTCAACACCCAGCGCGTTGAGTGCCTGGAGCTGGATAACCTGATGGAAACCGCGTTCGCGACCGCGATGTCGGCAAACTTCCGTACCGAAAGCCGTGGCGCGCATAGCCGCTTCGACTTCCCGGAACGTGATGACGAAAACTGGCTGTGCCATTCCCTGTATCTGCCAGAGTCGGAAACCATGACGCGTCGTAGCGTCAACATGGAACCGAAACTGCGTCCGGCGTTCCCGCCGAAGATTCGTACTTACTAATGCGGAGACAGGATAATGAAACTCGAATTCTCAGTTTATCGTTATAACCCGGATGTTGATGACGCTCCGCGCATGCAGGACTACACCCTGGAAGCGGAAGAAGGTCGCGACATGATGCTGCTGGATGCCTTAATCCAGCTGAAAGAAAAAGATCCAACCCTCTCGTTCCGTCGCTCCTGCCGTGAAGGGGTGTGTGGTTCTGACGGTGTGAACATGAACGGCAAAAATGGCCTGGCCTGCATCACGCCAATTTCAGCGTTGCAGCGTCCTGGTCAGAAA harbors:
- the pxpA gene encoding 5-oxoprolinase subunit PxpA; this encodes MVKIDLNADLGEGGSADEALMTLVSSVNIACGFHAGDAQTMLESVRHAIKNGVAIGAHPSFPDRENFGRTAMDLPPETVYAQVLYQTGALEAMVRAGKGVLRHVKPHGMLYNQAAKDPVLAAAIARAVRDCNPQLILVGLAGSELIRAGERLGLTTRQEVFADRGYMPDGSLVPRTQAGALITDEAKALAQTLEMVRYGRVTAVDGTTAHVQADTVCLHGDGEHALQFARRLRAAFAEEGILVSAD
- the nei gene encoding endonuclease VIII yields the protein MPEGPEIRRAADSLEAAIKGKPLTEVWFAFPQLKPFESQLVGQSVTHIETRGKALLTHFSHNLTLYSHNQLYGVWRVVEAGEQPQTTRVLRVRLQTADKAILLYSASDIEMLTPEQLLTHPFLQRVGPDVLDMRLTASDVKTRLLSPTFRNRQFSGLFLDQAFLAGLGNYLRVEILWEVGLAPQHKASQLSDEQLEALSHALLDIPRLSYNTRGIVDENKHHGALFRFKVFHRAGKKCERCGGIIDRIMLSSRPFYWCPHCQK
- a CDS encoding citrate synthase, which translates into the protein MADTKATLTLNGDTAIELDVLKGTLGQDVIDIRTLGSKGVFTFDPGFTSTASCESKITFIDGDEGILLHRGFPIDQLATESNYLEVCYILLNGEKPTQAQFDEFKTTVTRHTMIHEQITRLFHAFRRDSHPMAVMCGITGALAAFYHDSLDVNNPRHREIAAYRLLSKMPTMAAMCYKYSIGQPFVYPRNDLSYAGNFLRMMFSTPCEEYEVNPVLERAMDRILILHADHEQNASTSTVRTAGSSGANPFACIAAGIASLWGPAHGGANEAALKMLEEISTVEHIPEFVRRAKDKNDSFRLMGFGHRVYKNYDPRATVMRETCHEVLKELGTKDDLLEVAMELEHIALNDPYFIEKKLYPNVDFYSGIILKAMGIPSSMFTVIFAMARTVGWIAHWNEMHSEGMKIARPRQLYTGYEQRDFKSDLKR
- the sdhC gene encoding succinate dehydrogenase cytochrome b556 subunit, with translation MWALFMIRNVKKQRPVNLDLKTIRFPVTAIASILHRVSGVITFVAVGILLWLLGTSLSSPEGFLQASAIMNSFFVKFIMWGILTALAYHVVVGVRHMLMDFGYLEETFEAGKRSANISFVITVVLSLLAGVLVW
- the sdhD gene encoding succinate dehydrogenase membrane anchor subunit, whose protein sequence is MVSNASALGRNGVHDFILVRATAIVLTLYIIYMIGFFATSGTLTWEIWSGFFGSAFTKVFTLLALFSILIHAWIGMWQVLTDYVKPLAIRLPLQLAIVVALVVYVIYGFVVVWGV
- the sdhA gene encoding succinate dehydrogenase flavoprotein subunit produces the protein MKLPVREFDAVVIGAGGAGMRAALQISQSGQSCALLSKVFPTRSHTVSAQGGITVALGNSHEDNWEWHMYDTVKGSDYIGDQDAIEYMCKTGPEAILELDHMGLPFSRLENGTIYQRPFGGQSKNFGGEQAARTAAAADRTGHALLHTLYQQNLKNHTTIFSEWYALDLVKNADGAIVGCTALCIETGEVVYFKARATVLATGGAGRIYQSTTNAHINTGDGVGMAIRAGVPVQDMEMWQFHPTGIAGAGVLVTEGCRGEGGYLLNKHGERFMERYAPNAKDLAGRDVVARSIMIEIREGRGCDGPWGPHAKLKLDHLGKEVLESRLPGILELSRTFAHVDPVKEPIPVIPTCHYMMGGIPTKVTGQALTVNEQGEDVVIPGLFAVGEIACVSVHGANRLGGNSLLDLVVFGRAVGLHLQESIAEQGALRDATDDEIDASLERLNRWNGNRNGEDPVEIRKALQECMQHNFSVFREGDAMAKGLEQLKAIRERLKNARLDDTSSEFNTQRVECLELDNLMETAFATAMSANFRTESRGAHSRFDFPERDDENWLCHSLYLPESETMTRRSVNMEPKLRPAFPPKIRTY